Proteins encoded in a region of the Mucilaginibacter sabulilitoris genome:
- a CDS encoding SusC/RagA family TonB-linked outer membrane protein, translated as MKFFKHPMGVHRPWIAKSLPLCKLALAGLVLINTQAIAATAPKLANNLNFNTKTSIAKVTGKVVDEKGEPLIGVSVRIKGTTTGTQTDTRGNFTVDATPQTVLIVSYIGFTTQEITVGTRTSLTITLVANTSLNEVVVTALGIKKESKKVGYALTTVKGDLLDKAKESNVAYSLTGRVAGLSISGTNGGAGSSARILLRGVTSTSTTQGPLFVINGVPMDNTQRGQSGEWGGADFGDGIANINPDDIETMTVLKGQSASALYGTRATGGVILITTKSGKKNSGFGVEYNSNYQMDKIYDNTDFQTQYGQGEFGVKPANLAAALSTGSLAWGPKLDGSSVIQVDGKNHPYSKTSDDYTKFYKTGNTFTNTVALTGGNETGAFRLSLSDMNNHAITPNSGLNRKTFNFNGSQTVMKNLDINLVANYILDNEKNRSGLSDGPGNPNNVQYLAPNQAQSTLAPGTKADGSEQSFTNDIYVTNPYFAAYNFVTNSNRERLISSISARYSVTPWAYVQGRIGYDNIHDKRFTVEPTGTAYVSGSSGNLKTRQTQTTEFNADVLLGAKHDLIKDFLNLDMSVGGNIRKSNYDGIYINANNLILPYFYDLSNGAQRLSGNIGSDSGTLDDDVKKQQVNSAYYTADFAIKNFLILSTSGRYDYYSSISKALGPGLFTPSVSASFIFSDLTHINGLDFGKLRASYAKTSNPAVPFTNQVYYSVANSINGVPAATFSSQLPNVNLKPFTLTEFEIGTELKFFNDRLGLDVAYFNRKTKNEIVSGTLDWSAGYTNYYIPSASVGNKGIEVEIHGTPVRTSAFTWSPSFNFTYIKNKVLETDLAGANLGLGTYRPLNATTAFVKDLPGPQIMANDYKRDGSGNIIFDATGNAETTARIPMGSVVPKFYGGFNNDFTYKNFNLGFLVDYRFGNKVLSATNYYSIFRGLNKMTLEGRETGVVGVGVTESGAKNAVNVPAETYYQTLARNVSALNVLDGSFIKLRQVAFGYSIPKNILGNSPFNSITVSLVGRNLWTIMKHTDNIDPESNFAPGINYAGIEGTSVPPVRTYGLNVNFKFKK; from the coding sequence ATGAAATTTTTTAAACACCCAATGGGTGTACACAGGCCATGGATAGCAAAATCTTTGCCTCTGTGTAAATTAGCCCTTGCAGGTTTAGTTCTCATAAATACGCAGGCAATAGCCGCTACGGCCCCTAAATTAGCAAACAATTTAAACTTTAATACCAAAACCAGCATTGCAAAAGTTACCGGTAAGGTAGTTGATGAAAAAGGCGAACCGCTAATTGGCGTAAGCGTTAGGATAAAAGGTACCACTACAGGCACACAAACTGATACCCGGGGTAATTTCACCGTAGATGCAACTCCGCAAACAGTATTGATTGTAAGTTATATTGGCTTTACTACCCAGGAAATAACTGTAGGTACAAGAACTTCATTAACTATTACTTTAGTGGCTAATACCAGCCTGAACGAAGTTGTGGTTACAGCATTAGGTATTAAAAAGGAATCGAAAAAGGTTGGTTACGCTTTAACAACGGTTAAAGGCGATCTACTTGATAAAGCAAAAGAATCAAACGTTGCCTATTCATTAACCGGTCGTGTGGCTGGTTTAAGTATTAGTGGAACCAATGGTGGGGCGGGTTCATCTGCACGTATATTGTTACGTGGTGTAACCAGTACCAGTACTACCCAGGGGCCATTATTCGTAATCAACGGAGTGCCAATGGATAACACCCAAAGGGGCCAATCAGGCGAATGGGGCGGTGCAGACTTTGGTGATGGTATTGCCAACATCAACCCGGATGATATCGAGACCATGACCGTATTAAAAGGACAATCAGCGTCAGCACTTTATGGTACACGTGCTACAGGAGGTGTTATTTTGATCACTACCAAATCGGGTAAGAAAAACTCAGGCTTTGGTGTTGAGTACAATAGTAATTACCAGATGGATAAAATTTATGACAATACTGATTTCCAAACCCAATACGGGCAAGGCGAATTTGGTGTTAAACCAGCCAACCTTGCCGCAGCGCTGAGCACAGGTAGCCTGGCATGGGGACCAAAACTTGATGGTTCATCGGTAATTCAGGTTGATGGTAAAAACCATCCATATTCAAAAACCAGCGATGATTATACCAAATTTTACAAAACAGGTAACACCTTTACCAATACAGTAGCCTTAACCGGCGGCAATGAAACCGGCGCTTTCCGCTTGTCATTATCAGATATGAATAATCACGCCATTACACCAAACAGCGGGCTGAACAGGAAAACCTTTAACTTTAACGGTTCGCAAACCGTAATGAAAAACCTGGACATAAACCTGGTTGCCAATTACATATTGGATAATGAAAAAAATCGTTCAGGATTAAGTGACGGACCGGGTAACCCTAACAACGTACAATATCTGGCACCAAACCAGGCACAAAGCACTTTAGCGCCGGGGACAAAAGCCGATGGGTCTGAGCAATCGTTTACAAATGATATATATGTCACCAATCCTTATTTTGCAGCTTATAATTTTGTAACCAACTCAAACCGCGAGCGCTTAATATCATCTATATCGGCCAGATATAGCGTAACACCATGGGCATACGTGCAAGGCCGCATTGGTTATGACAACATTCATGACAAGCGTTTTACCGTAGAGCCAACCGGAACAGCATATGTAAGTGGTAGTAGTGGTAACTTAAAAACACGACAAACACAAACAACCGAATTTAATGCCGACGTATTATTAGGCGCCAAGCACGATCTGATCAAAGATTTCCTTAACCTCGATATGTCTGTAGGTGGCAATATTCGCAAAAGCAATTATGACGGTATTTATATCAACGCCAACAATCTTATCCTTCCTTACTTTTACGACCTTTCAAACGGCGCACAAAGGCTTAGCGGAAATATTGGATCTGATTCTGGCACATTAGATGATGATGTTAAAAAACAACAGGTTAACTCAGCCTATTACACTGCTGATTTCGCTATAAAAAACTTTTTGATTTTAAGCACATCTGGACGCTATGATTATTATAGCAGTATATCAAAAGCATTAGGCCCCGGACTTTTCACCCCTTCTGTTTCTGCAAGTTTTATATTTTCTGATCTTACTCATATCAATGGTCTTGATTTTGGAAAACTCCGCGCTTCATACGCAAAAACAAGTAATCCTGCTGTTCCATTTACTAACCAGGTTTACTACAGCGTAGCCAATTCAATTAATGGTGTCCCTGCGGCTACTTTTTCTTCTCAGTTACCAAACGTTAACCTAAAACCGTTTACTTTAACCGAGTTTGAAATTGGTACTGAACTAAAGTTTTTCAACGACCGTTTAGGATTGGATGTTGCTTATTTTAACAGAAAAACTAAAAATGAGATAGTTAGCGGCACCCTTGATTGGTCGGCCGGATATACAAACTATTATATTCCTTCAGCATCTGTCGGTAATAAAGGTATAGAAGTTGAGATACATGGCACACCGGTAAGAACCAGCGCGTTTACCTGGTCACCGTCTTTTAACTTTACCTATATTAAAAACAAGGTATTGGAAACCGATCTTGCAGGTGCAAATTTAGGCTTAGGTACCTATCGTCCGTTAAATGCAACCACTGCTTTTGTTAAAGACCTGCCTGGTCCGCAAATTATGGCTAACGATTATAAACGTGATGGCAGTGGCAATATTATATTTGATGCAACAGGTAATGCCGAAACCACCGCACGTATACCTATGGGAAGCGTAGTGCCTAAATTTTACGGTGGTTTTAATAACGATTTTACTTATAAAAACTTTAACCTGGGTTTCCTGGTTGATTATCGTTTCGGCAACAAGGTATTATCGGCAACCAATTATTACAGCATTTTCCGCGGTTTAAATAAAATGACCCTTGAGGGCCGTGAAACCGGTGTAGTTGGTGTTGGTGTTACTGAAAGCGGCGCAAAAAATGCCGTTAATGTGCCGGCCGAAACATATTATCAAACTTTGGCGCGCAATGTTTCTGCCTTAAATGTTTTAGATGGTAGCTTTATTAAACTGCGTCAGGTTGCATTTGGTTACAGTATCCCTAAAAATATTTTGGGTAACAGTCCATTCAATTCTATCACAGTTTCATTGGTAGGTAGAAACCTTTGGACAATCATGAAGCATACAGACAATATTGACCCTGAATCAAATTTTGCCCCAGGCATCAATTATGCGGGTATCGAAGGTACAAGCGTACCTCCTGTCAGGACATATGGGTTAAATGTTAACTTTAAATTTAAAAAATAA